The following are encoded together in the Cervus elaphus chromosome 23, mCerEla1.1, whole genome shotgun sequence genome:
- the CST11 gene encoding cystatin-11, which produces MVRPRQGPRLLLAVVGALVALSYQLKRKSFILVYEVPVSDPVVVTTMDFLTKDFNKKNEDLYNFRIVRVLKAVKRTTDHLEYQVNLEMRRTTCLKSELTNCSFQEGKLYKKIDCYFSVFVIPWFEKYKVLAQNCTDV; this is translated from the exons ATGGTCAGACCCCGGCAGGGCCCCCGGCTGCTGCTGGCTGTTGTGGGTGCTCTGGTGGCCCTCAGCTATCAATTAAAGCGGAAGAGCTTCATACTCGTCTACGAGGTGCCTGTGTCAGACCCCGTGGTGGTCACCACCATGGACTTTTTGACCAAGGACTTCAACAAGAAGAATGAGGACCTGTACAACTTCAGGATCGTGCGTGTCCTGAAGGCCGTGAAGAGG ACGACCGACCACCTAGAGTATCAGGTCAACCTGGAGATGCGGCGGACTACCTGCCTCAAGTCGGAGCTGACCAACTGCTCCTTCCAGGAAGGGAAGCTCTACAAG aaaatcgATTGCTACTTCTCAGTATTTGTTATTCCCTGGTTTGAAAAGTATAAAGTTCTGGCCCAAAACTGCACAGATGTCTAG
- the CSTL1 gene encoding cystatin-like 1 gives MGAGRWGNPLLLLAALALVLGRHQQWPGFQDSESPKNVNATLAFLLENYNNNSNDSYLFGVDRLLRSQVQLTTGVEYLITVKLSRTKCKRNSTKKRSCPIQTKKNLKKSFICDFLVYTLPWMNHYQLWNNSCLDE, from the exons atggGAGCTGGACGCTGGGGgaaccctctgctgctgctggcgGCCCTGGCGCTGGTGCTGGGTCGGCATCAACAGTGGCCTGGCTTCCAGGATTCCGAGAGCCCAAAGAACGTGAACGCCACGCTCGCCTTCTTATTGGAGaactacaacaacaacagcaacgacTCCTACCTATTCGGCGTGGACAGGCTGCTCCGCAGCCAGGTGCAG CTGACGACGGGCGTGGAGTACCTGATTACCGTGAAGCTTAGCCGGACCAAGTGCAAGAGGAATAGCACGAAAAAGCGCTCGTGCCCCATTCAGACcaagaagaatctgaagaag agtttcaTTTGTGACTTTTTGGTGTACACTCTACCCTGGATGAACCATTACCAGCTCTGGAATAACTCATGCCTGGATGAGTAG